Part of the Natronobacterium gregoryi SP2 genome, ATGTTCGTTGCGACGTTGGACGACTGCATCGGCAGTTACCGCACGTTCTCGAGTGCGACCACCGTATCGGACATGAGCCACGCGTCCTCGCTTTCGGCGTCCTCGATGCTGAGCGCGTAGAACGATTCCCGTCCTTCGTCGACGGTGATGCGATAGCTGCGACTCTGTAGCGACCGGGGCGAGTTCGATTCGGCAGGGACCACACGTGCTTTCGGGGAGCCGCGTCTATAACTGACTCGGTCCGGAACGTCCACGAGAGCGTGACTATCGTAGCTTTCGACGGGCAAGTCAGCCGTCGAGTTCGTCGAGTTCGTCGAGCAGTCGGTCGGCCGCTGCCGTCGAGGACTCGGGACCACGAGCGGTGAGCAGGTCGCCGTCGACGGTGACGCTCGTCTCGGACTCGAGTTCGGCGTCCCAGTTGCCGCCGGCGACTTTCACCTCGTCTTCGACCCAGTAGGGGAGTTTTCGGCCGCTGGGCATGCAGTCGTTCTCGTCGACGATGTCTGTCTCCCACGCGTTGGGGAAGCCGGTGACGTCACGGCCGTTGACGACGAACGCGCCGTGGCTGTCGCGGGCGAACGCGAGAAGGCCAACGGCGTGACAGACGACCAGTGCCGTCCCGTCGTCACCCGCGACCGCGTCTCGCAACAGTCGTCGGGCGTCGCTGTCCTGATTGACGTCCCACTCGGTGCCGTGGCCACCAGGGAAGACGACCGCGTCGTAGTCGTCGGCGTCGGCCTGTGCGGTCGGGATCGGGTCGGTGAGTCGCTCGTCGTTCTCGTGGACCGTCTGGATGTGCTCGGCCGTCTCCTCGCCGACCTCGCCGGGATCGATCGACTGCTCGTCGATCTCCGGTGGACCGCCAGAGGGCGTCGCAACCGTTACCTCGACGCCGGCGTCCGACAACGTCTCGAGCGGTTCGATGCACTCTGCTCCCCAGTAGCCTTCCTCGCTGACGACGAACAGTGCTTTCGTCATATCGAACACTACGCCGAAAAGCGTGAAAACGTCGCGCTTGCGAGTTCATCCCCCGGCGGTCACTGTTGCCGGTTTTCGCGCTCCAAGTTCAGGGCGTCGAAGAACCGTCGTGTGAGGCGGCTGTCGACGAGCGAGAGGAGTTGCTCTGTGTCGTCGGCTTCGTCACCGAACAGGCCGAGTTCGATCCGGCCGCCGGCCATGTCGGGATGGCCGCCGGCCGTACCGATTCCGTCGAACCCTTCGGTGAGCACCTCACCGACGTGGACACGTGGGTCGATCGACCGGCCACTGAGTCGGACCCTGCCGTCGACGATCCCGTAGACGAGTACGGTGTCGACTCCTTCGAGGTTGAGCAGGTAGTCGGCGGCTTGCGGAATCGCGGCGGACTCTGCGGTCTTGCCCACGCTCGCCACCATCGACGAGCCGCGTCGCTTGCGAGAGGCGATCGCACGACCGATCGCGTCGAGCGTTCCCGGCGAGAACGCACTGTCGTACAACTGTCCGAGGATCTCGAGGTCGGCGTCCGGAAACAGCGCCAGCGCCGCCTCGTACTCTCGCCGGGTCGGACTGCGGACGAAGTCGAGTCGTTCGCGATGGAGCGCAAAGAGCAGTGCCGAGGCCAGCCGGGTCGTCAACTCGACGTCCAGCTCCGCGAGATACTCGACGAAGATCGTTGCGGTCGCGCCGTACTCTGTCCGAATGTCGGCGACAGGGACGGCAGCCGGCTCCACGGGGTGGTGGTCGACGACGATATCTGGAACGACGTTTGCGGGGACTTCGGTGTTCACTCCGGAACGGCTGTGATCGACGAACGCGAGACAATCGTAGTCGTCGACGGCGACCTCCGAGACGCGCCCGAGAGAGAGCGAGAACACGTTGACGAACGCTCGATTCTGTTGGTGAGTGAGATCGCCGCCGTAGACGATGGCGACGTCCTCCAGTGAGTGATCGAGCGCGATCGCCTCGAGTGCCAGCGCACTTGCGAGACAGTCCGGATCGGGGTTGTCGTGACAGACGATGACGAGGGAATCGGCCGTCTCGAGAACCTCAACGAGCTCGGCCGCACGGGACATGCACGTCACGTACGGACGGGAGACGTTTGAACCCACTGTCGGTTCTCTCTGTCGCAAAACGGAACCGACGGCCGAACGAAGCGACGACAGCGGTTCGGTGGGCGACGTCGTTCGGAACGTGGTTCGGGTATCACTGCAGCCGAAACCGGACGAGAAGTCGCTCGAAATCGGAAGTGACTGGATAGCGGGTGCGGTTAGTCCGCGTTCATCGGTGGCCGTGCAGATTGGGCCTCGTCGGAAGCGTCCGCTGGCGTATTCACGAACATCGCGTGACCGATGATTCCCATCGCGGCGAACGCGCCGATCGGCACTGCGGCCGTCAGCGACAGGCCGACAAGCAGGAGGGCTGCAGTGATACCGATCAATGCGACTGGGATGAGGCCAAGGACGATGTCGTAATATCCAGCCATAATCTATCCGATAGTATGGGATATTGGTATATAAGTGTTCCCCATAACTGGCCAATACAGGATGAGTGTATAATTGGTATCCATTGAATTGAATTTGCATAAGTTATGAGTTTTTTATTAGGCTGCTGTAGTGGGCGAAAATTTCGATGGCAGCGTCCGTTACGAGATGGTTTTCTGATACCAACTACTACCTACTTCCTGCTAACAACGGGACACAAAGGGGTTGGATCGCGTTTCGAACGCAGCTAGTGGCTCACAACCATAACTATTGGCTACAAACGGTGGACTAACCCGAAAGTCAGTATACTCTTTTTCTTATCATTCTGGAACATGTGACAGAACCGACGACACCGCTGGCAGTCTTGCAGTTCGAGTGGGCAGCGATCAGGTTACGAGCGAGCGAGGAAGGCTGCGTACCCGACCCGCCAGCCAACCAACACGACGAGGCCGAACCCAGTCATAACGGCGGTGAACGTCCACGGCACGCCCCCCTCGAGCAGTGGCGAACCGCGGAGGAGAAAACCGACGTTTGCTGCCCCGAGCCAGGTGACTGTCGCGAGACGGGCGACACGCGTCGGTGAGGACGCGACGCCGCGCGTGTACAACCCCGCGAGCAGTGAGACGACGAGCCAGCCGACCACGAACGGAACGACAGTCCCCGCCGAAGCGAGCGGCGCAGTGATCGGATCAATACCATGTGACAGTTGCCCGAAGACGATCAGCCCGACCAGGACAACGAGGTCGATCACACCGATCCGGAGCGACTCCCGATCGAGAACGGCTTGACTGACGCCCTCTCGAGTTGCCGTGTCCATACCTTGCATCGGGACTCGGAGCCTATGTGTCTTGACATCTCGAGTGAGAGCGGGTAGTTGGAACCCGACGGAAGATCCGTCGGGTGGTGTCTTCCAATGGACGATGCGTGTGACGCGAGGGGACCTCGCGGACGGGTGTTCGCACGACGCGGGCTTTGCTCTTGGACTGCCGGAGGGAGTGATACGGTTTGCTGTATTCAATTACCGCCGATCGCCAGAACGGGGTCGGCGATCGGCGGTAACTAGTTACAGCAATCCGTATGAATCGGAAGCGACGGGTACACGCCATACCGAATCAGGGGAACTAATGACGGACCCCCACCAACGCCACGTTGTGGTTCGAGTGACGTGTGACGGCTGCGATCGCACGGTCCCGCGCGCGAAACTGACGACGGTGACGATGCCCGACGGGAGCCAAGTCGCCTGTTGTGCTCAGTGCGAGGAGTACGCTAGGGCCGCTGCCGAACGACTCGACGACGGATACGGTTCGATGGCCGACCAGCGGACCGTGTGTGACGGCTGTAGGCAACCCGTCCCCGACCAAGACTTCGAAGAGATCGTCGTCGCCGACGGCACCGTTCTCTCTTGTTGTCCATCCTGCGTGACAGAAGCCACGCGGCGAGACGACGTGAAACGCCGGTCACGAGCGCAACTCGAGTCCGACACGGAATCGACGGACGCCAGTAGCGAGCCAAACGGCGACGGCTTGGACGAGGCCGATCGACCGGCGACAGACCACGACGGTCACTGCACTCAGTGTCGGGACCAGGTCTCTGTCGAGCGGTTCCGCGTCACGACCGTCGACGGGAGAACCGAGTGGCTTTGTCCCGCCTGCAGAGACGAGGCCGAACGAAACGGAATCGTCGAGTCGGTCGCCATGCGCGAGACGAAAGCTCGCGAGGTACTCGGAGTCTCGGCGAATGCCTCACTCGAGGAGCTCCACCGTGCGTACCGAAAACAAGTCAAACGCGCCCACCCGGACCGGAAGAGTGGAAGCCGATCTGCATTCCAGCTCGTCACCGAGGCTTACGAACGCCTCCGAGACGCCAAACGCTAGTACCGTCCCAACACTGACGGGTCGAATCGAGCCACACCGCCAGATTCGACCCATCAGTGCAGGCTTGGCCCGCCACTAGTAGCGTCCCAAGTCTACTCTGACTAGTGCACTCGACTTCTGATCGAGAATCGTGATCGGTTTGGGCCAACTCTCAACTAGTCGGTCCACGCTTGGGACGGTACTAGTCTCTCGTCGTCGACACCGTCTCGAGTACCCGCTGTGAAAACTCGCCCTCCGAGAGATCGTCCGGGAGCCGATCGAACCACGACGCTTCGACGTGCCAGCTCCCGCGAACCTCGCCATCGATCGAGAGCGATGTCGCCTCGAGTCGTCCCGGCGTCCAGTCGCGTTCGTCGGCGACGGCAAGCAGCGTCCGGACGACGGCACCGACCTCGTCGCTGGTTACGACGGGCGCGTCGGCGACGGTCTCGTACTCGAGTTCGAGGTCAGTGCCGTCTGTGACCGGTCCGCCCGAATTGTGCCTACACTCGATCACGTAGATCCCGTGGCTCATGAGTCGGTTCTCGACCGCGACGCTGACCGGACTCTCGTCTGTCATACCTGCCCGTTGGGCGACCGGCGAGAAAAGTGGTTGGCCGTTACAGCGGTTCGACGAGATCATCGAGTGCGGCCCGCGGATTGTCGGCCTTCGCGACGCCGCTTGCGAGCAACACGCCCTCGGTGCCGAGGTCGTCGGCGGCAGTGACGTCCTCGCCAGTACTGATGCCGGCACCGCACAGCACCGACACGTCGTCGTCGACGTTCTCGGCGGCCACGACGGCGTTCTCGACGACGCCGGGGTCGGCCTGGCTGACAGGCGTTCCCGTCCCGATGAGTTCCGGCGGCTCGACGGCGACAGCGTCCGGTCCCAGTGCCGCCCCAGCACCGATCTGCTCGGGATTGTTGGCACAGACGACCGTCTCGAGGTCGGCCCGCTCGGCTGCCCGCACTGCGCCGTCGATATCGGCCAGTTTCAGTCGCCGCTCGGAGTGGTTGACCAGTGTCCCGACGGCACCGGCGTCGGCGACCGACTCGGCAAGCGTGTGGCCGGTGTTGCTTCCGTGTTCGATCGGATCGACGTGCTGTGCCCAAGTCTCGACGCCCGTCTCCGCGACCCGCTCTATGTGGATTGCCTGTGGAGCGACGGCGAGTCGAGCGTCGGTCGTCTCGTCGACGTCGCGAACGGCGGTCGCAATCTCGAGTGGATCACACGGGTACGTCTTCAGGTTGACGAGGACGAACATGGGCGTGAGACGGCCCGCCCGAAAGAAATAGCTTGCGAGTTACCGACGCAGACGGCGAGAACAGAGAGCAGTTAGACGCGTCGTCGGGCTGTCGTACCGATATCGAGATCGACACCGATTGTCCCGACGCAACCGCGAAACCGACTGCACCGCCGCTGGCGGGCCGTCTCATACGGTTTGCTGTCAGTCAGTTCCAGCGCGACCGCGCACTCCTGCGGTTGCGCCGGTAAATCGGTACAGCAGTCCGTCTCAGTCCTTTCGCTTGACGACGTCGCCCAGCGTGTAACTGCCCGAGGAGGAACCGCCCGACCACTCTTCGTCCTCGCTCGAGCCGCTCTGTGCACTGAGGTTGATCTCGAGAAACCGCTCGAGTTTCGACTGGACCTCGTCGCTCGGCAGGGTGTCGCCGCGTTCGATCTTTCGGATGAGACTCGACTTCTCGTTTAGCTCGTTGGCGAGCTCGGACTGGCTGAGCCCTTTCTCTTCACGGGCCTGTCGGACGCGGTCGTCGTAATCGGTCGCGAGTTCGTCCATGTCGTCGAACATGTCCGATCTGGGCTGGCTCGAGCCGCTCGATTGGCTGCTGGCACTGCTCGACGAGCCACCAGAACTGGCCGAACTCGAACTCGAGGACGAACCGGATTCGGTCGAGTACTTCGTCGAAGAACTGGAGCTCGTGGGCTGTTTGACTTCGGTGCCGAAGTCGGTGCAGTTAGAACAGACGTCTAACTTCGCGCCCTCGACTTTGATGGTCTTCGGGGACGACGTCTCGGCGCCACACATCTCGCACTGAACCATACACAAAATTATACTGCGACGAGTGATAAAGCATGCGGCGCGCTCCAGTTCGCTGGAAGTATCGCTCCATACGCGCGAACACGCGAGATTCGATGCCAGAAGATCGTTCCCGAAGAGCCTCGCACGGACTGCTGTAGCGATGCCGGGGAAACTGCTTTCGGGTCGCGGGTGCACTGGAACCGACGTCCGCCACTCCCTCTTGGACGGTCTCCGGTCGTCACTTACCGCCGATCGCCGACTCCCGTCTGGCGATCTGCGGTAGCTAGTTCCAGTAATCCGTCTCAGTTCAGTGCCGACCAGGAGTAGAAGAACCGCTGGAGGGCGGTCAGGTGACCGACGGTTGCGAGGAACAACAGTAGCCAGCCGATCAGTCCCAATCCGCCGTAGGTCCCGGTGATCGGATAGGCCAGCGCACCGACGATCCCGATGATCGCGAGCCGATCCGCCCGACCGACGGCACCACCGTACACTCGATCCAGACCGACCGCCTGAGCCTGCGTTCCGAGATACGAGGTCATGACGACGCCAGTGACGGCGAGAAACCCGAGGTAGTAGTTGCCGATACCGGCCGCGAGTCCGCCGATGACGACGATGTCGGCGTACCTGTCGAGGACGTGATCCAGCAGGTCACCACCGGGCGAAGCGACGCCTTGCTCTCGAGCGAGCGCGCCGTCGACGACGTCGAGCCAGCCGTTGAGGAAAACGAGGACTGCACCGACGAGGTACCAGACGGGATGGGCACGACCGCCAAGCAGGAAAGCAACGCCGGCGAGCATCGCCATCCCGAACGCGATGACGCTGACTCCGTTCGGCGTCAGGCCGATCCGGTCGAAGCCAGCGACGAACGGGTCCAGGAACCGCGAGACGTAGGGCCGGAGCTGATCGAGTGTCATGTGAGATACCCCACGAAGTCGACCTCGCCGGCGCTCGGTTCGCGATCGCCGGTGACGACGTCTTCGAGTGCGTCGACTACCGCCGCCGGCTCGCAGTCGGTCGTGTCGATCTCGTAGACGGACTCGAGGCCGTGTTCCTCGACTGCCTCCGAGAGGACGACATCGAGTGCCTCGCTCTCGGCGTTCTCGCGGGCCTTCGACGCGGTCTCGCCGCGCTCGAGTAGCCGCTCCTCGAGTTGCTCGGGCCCACAGCGCAGGACGACCACGCGGTCGGCGTCGAAGTGGTGGGCGAGGTGGGAGTCGACGACTGCGTCGTCGCGGCCCTCGAGCCACGTCGAGAGCGCGTCGAGGTCGGCGACTTTGCTCTCGCGATCGGCGTCGACCTCGGTGTAGAACCCTTCGCGGTCGAGCACGCGGTTGAGGTGGATCACCTCGAGTTCCGGCAGGGAGTCCTCGGCGGCGAGTCGCTCTTCGAGGAGCCCGGTCGCGGTCGTCTTCCCGGTGCCGGGCGTGCCGGTGACGGCGACTTTCACGCGTCGGTCACCCCCGTGTCGTTGCCGTCGGCCTCGAGTTCGAGTTCCGCGAGCACCTCGTTTATCGTCTCGACCGCTCGCTCGGTCTCTGTCTCGGTTCCGCAGGTGATGCGAAGACAGTCCGGCAGCCCGAAGCTCGTACAGTCACGGACGATGACACCTCGTTCCTGCGTTTCCTCGGCGACGCGTTCGGCGTCGCCGACGTCGACGAGGACGAAGTTGCCCTCGCTCTCCCAGACGT contains:
- a CDS encoding adenylate kinase family protein, with protein sequence MKVAVTGTPGTGKTTATGLLEERLAAEDSLPELEVIHLNRVLDREGFYTEVDADRESKVADLDALSTWLEGRDDAVVDSHLAHHFDADRVVVLRCGPEQLEERLLERGETASKARENAESEALDVVLSEAVEEHGLESVYEIDTTDCEPAAVVDALEDVVTGDREPSAGEVDFVGYLT
- a CDS encoding J domain-containing protein, whose product is MTDPHQRHVVVRVTCDGCDRTVPRAKLTTVTMPDGSQVACCAQCEEYARAAAERLDDGYGSMADQRTVCDGCRQPVPDQDFEEIVVADGTVLSCCPSCVTEATRRDDVKRRSRAQLESDTESTDASSEPNGDGLDEADRPATDHDGHCTQCRDQVSVERFRVTTVDGRTEWLCPACRDEAERNGIVESVAMRETKAREVLGVSANASLEELHRAYRKQVKRAHPDRKSGSRSAFQLVTEAYERLRDAKR
- a CDS encoding DUF3054 domain-containing protein; amino-acid sequence: MDTATREGVSQAVLDRESLRIGVIDLVVLVGLIVFGQLSHGIDPITAPLASAGTVVPFVVGWLVVSLLAGLYTRGVASSPTRVARLATVTWLGAANVGFLLRGSPLLEGGVPWTFTAVMTGFGLVVLVGWRVGYAAFLARS
- the tpiA gene encoding triose-phosphate isomerase; its protein translation is MFVLVNLKTYPCDPLEIATAVRDVDETTDARLAVAPQAIHIERVAETGVETWAQHVDPIEHGSNTGHTLAESVADAGAVGTLVNHSERRLKLADIDGAVRAAERADLETVVCANNPEQIGAGAALGPDAVAVEPPELIGTGTPVSQADPGVVENAVVAAENVDDDVSVLCGAGISTGEDVTAADDLGTEGVLLASGVAKADNPRAALDDLVEPL
- a CDS encoding DJ-1/PfpI family protein: MTKALFVVSEEGYWGAECIEPLETLSDAGVEVTVATPSGGPPEIDEQSIDPGEVGEETAEHIQTVHENDERLTDPIPTAQADADDYDAVVFPGGHGTEWDVNQDSDARRLLRDAVAGDDGTALVVCHAVGLLAFARDSHGAFVVNGRDVTGFPNAWETDIVDENDCMPSGRKLPYWVEDEVKVAGGNWDAELESETSVTVDGDLLTARGPESSTAAADRLLDELDELDG
- a CDS encoding DHH family phosphoesterase, producing the protein MSRAAELVEVLETADSLVIVCHDNPDPDCLASALALEAIALDHSLEDVAIVYGGDLTHQQNRAFVNVFSLSLGRVSEVAVDDYDCLAFVDHSRSGVNTEVPANVVPDIVVDHHPVEPAAVPVADIRTEYGATATIFVEYLAELDVELTTRLASALLFALHRERLDFVRSPTRREYEAALALFPDADLEILGQLYDSAFSPGTLDAIGRAIASRKRRGSSMVASVGKTAESAAIPQAADYLLNLEGVDTVLVYGIVDGRVRLSGRSIDPRVHVGEVLTEGFDGIGTAGGHPDMAGGRIELGLFGDEADDTEQLLSLVDSRLTRRFFDALNLERENRQQ
- a CDS encoding multiprotein bridging factor aMBF1 — translated: MVQCEMCGAETSSPKTIKVEGAKLDVCSNCTDFGTEVKQPTSSSSSTKYSTESGSSSSSSSASSGGSSSSASSQSSGSSQPRSDMFDDMDELATDYDDRVRQAREEKGLSQSELANELNEKSSLIRKIERGDTLPSDEVQSKLERFLEINLSAQSGSSEDEEWSGGSSSGSYTLGDVVKRKD
- a CDS encoding CDP-alcohol phosphatidyltransferase family protein, which encodes MTLDQLRPYVSRFLDPFVAGFDRIGLTPNGVSVIAFGMAMLAGVAFLLGGRAHPVWYLVGAVLVFLNGWLDVVDGALAREQGVASPGGDLLDHVLDRYADIVVIGGLAAGIGNYYLGFLAVTGVVMTSYLGTQAQAVGLDRVYGGAVGRADRLAIIGIVGALAYPITGTYGGLGLIGWLLLFLATVGHLTALQRFFYSWSALN